Proteins encoded by one window of Vitis vinifera cultivar Pinot Noir 40024 chromosome 10, ASM3070453v1:
- the LOC100246919 gene encoding dof zinc finger protein DOF5.7 — MQQDRDKGGGLEDVDPPDRRLKPAQSENQQQQLPQKCPRCDSINTKFCYYNNYSLSQPRYFCKTCRRYWTQGGTLRNVPVGGGCRKTKRKPSASGDNSRSQLPTQQQQQNLAAPPPNIISTNSGVAVGPALRIAEPANLSPAPAPASAPTLSSVNPYYPAGAFLSSLPAMRPLNQPQPQPFNQPVNVGRDFGGSNLAILQGFNVPSLGSQQQQRQQAEFYQMGNRDRNIESLYGSGEDLIQSSRPTGHQNNWHQTFINPTAPDSNLWSIGGSSNNNSNAASSSFNQNHWADLQGYGPPP, encoded by the coding sequence atgcAGCAAGATAGAGATAAAGGAGGAGGATTGGAAGACGTGGATCCTCCAGATCGGCGATTGAAGCCAGCGCAATCCGAGAATCAACAGCAGCAGCTACCTCAGAAATGTCCTCGATGTGATTCTATCAACACCAAGTTCTGCTATTACAACAATTACAGCCTTTCTCAGCCTCGCTACTTCTGCAAAACTTGTCGAAGGTACTGGACTCAAGGTGGAACTCTAAGGAACGTCCCCGTCGGCGGTGGTTGCCGGAAGACTAAGCGCAAACCATCCGCTTCTGGCGACAATTCGCGCTCTCAGTTACCAACCCAACAACAGCAACAAAATTTAGCCGCACCGCCGCCAAACATCATATCTACAAATTCTGGTGTAGCCGTGGGGCCAGCTCTGAGGATTGCAGAACCAGCCAACTTATCTCCGGCACCAGCACCTGCATCTGCACCGACGCTTTCTTCTGTCAACCCTTACTATCCTGCTGGGGCTTTCTTATCCTCTTTACCAGCGATGCGTCCTCTCAACCAGCCACAGCCACAGCCCTTCAATCAACCAGTCAACGTGGGTCGCGATTTTGGAGGTTCTAATTTGGCTATTTTACAGGGATTCAATGTTCCTTCTTTGGGCTCACAACAGCAGCAGCGTCAGCAGGCAGAATTCTACCAGATGGGTAATAGAGACAGGAACATAGAAAGCTTGTATGGTTCTGGAGAAGACTTGATTCAATCAAGCAGGCCTACTGGACATCAGAATAATTGGCATCAGACTTTCATCAACCCTACCGCTCCAGACTCCAACCTTTGGAGTATCGGCGGTAGCAGCAACAACAACAGCAACGCCGCTAGCTCGTCCTTCAATCAAAATCACTGGGCTGATCTGCAGGGATATGGCCCTCCTCCATGA